Genomic DNA from Candidozyma auris chromosome 1, complete sequence:
GTCACCACAATGTAACACAACACAACCGTAACGTCGTTCGAACTTGAGATAATTTAAATCATGTTGCCCTGCACTAGACAACCTAAAAGTGAATGCTTTTAAGTCAAACGGTACCTGATTATATGTAGGTGTCAGTTGTGTGTGATATATAACGAATAGTCTTCGGAATAAACGAAACCATTCACCACAGCAACATAAAGCCGAGGCACTTATTTACTTCAGTAAAAGAAGTTACGCTTTCATGTAAGTTAATCGGATTTTGATGTGGAAGCTGACCACTGGTCGGATTGCAAACAGAGTCACGTGACTTTATTTGATGgagatttttttcaaactGAATCATGGCATACTTTCTCCACTACTACCGCCATGTTGGCTCGTCGAGTTCTTGGATTGAACTTCTCCAGGCGCTCCTTCTCTTTATTTACACGCAGATTACAAGATAACAAATTTCTCCTGCCcaaagagtttgaggagaaggaagccCTCAAACGTGCTCAAGACGAACTGTTCAAACAGTCTCTATTGAATAAGGACTTCGATGTAAAGCCAAAGATCAAGCCCCCTGCTAGCTCTCCTCCACTTAATGTTGAGCTCTTACAGTACAAGCCCTTGAGACTTCCGCCTACTCACGGTCACCAGGTGGCTAAACTCAAATTCAGGGGTTACAATGAAGACCACTTGACTAGAGCATCTGAATTTGCTGCAAGAGCAGCGTTCTACTTGGGTATCCCGTGCTCACGCCccaaaaagatgaagacaGAACGCAGATTGTATACTGTCATCAAATCGCCGTTCGCTCAAGCGAAGACCAAGGAGAACTTTTTAAGAATCACATACAATCAGGAGTTGAAGGCCTACGACGCCAACCCAGAAGTCATAGATTTATGGCTTTCATATATTAACAAGAACTCCGTGGAGGATGTCAAGTGCCTGGCGGAGATTACTACTCGTGAATCACTTGATTTTGCGACTACCTTAGACGAAATGACTGCTTCCGACATGAAATTCCCAGAAGCATACGAGGATACTTCTGACCcaattgcagccaaagtTAGGGATTTGTTGCAATCGAAGCAGTTCAAACAACACTTTTAATGTACATAGCCGCCCCTCTATAACGGGGCACAATTTACGTATCTCGGTATCTCCCTATTATCCTCCATATATTGCGGTGTACCTATATAAATCCCCAGGCACTAATTATGTAGCCTTGCAGAAAGAACCGTAATCGAAGCCGATGCATTAAACCAAACCTGAGGTATTTTTCCTTTAAAAATTATGTGTTATGACCCGTAGCATGTTGTCGATAGAGGTGACCGATCAGCCGTACATATCCCaaccatcttcttcctcctcctcgtcttcctcattAGCGATCTCAGCCTTCGCCCTGGCCAAGTCTCTTTCCAACCGCTGCCGTCTTACACTCTCTGCGTCCCTCACGTCAAAGCGGCACAAGGGACACGACGAGTGCATCTTGAGCCACGGCGTGATGCAATCCATGTCAAACACATGGTCTCGTTTGGATGAGCCGGTGAGCTGACAAGGTAGCTTCACAATCAAAGGATACTCGTTGTCATGAAAGCGATTTGTGCAAATAGGGCAGTCGGCGCTTTCCGGGAGCGTGGACACGTCGACACGTTCAAGATTATCGAGAAACTCTTGGGACACCCCTGTGTCTGGACGAAACTTGTCTCGTCCCCTTTCCAACGACGCTATTATCTCTGCAAGGATCTCTGTGCGTTCTTCGGCGTTGATCGTCCGAAGTGCCCTATTGAAAAGTTCACGTCCCGTGTGTCTGTGTCCCTCGGCGTCAACAGTGGTATCTGAGATGAAGTTCTCGATGATGCTGGAAAACGTCTGATGCTGGCGGACTGTGTCTTCCGCAGACTGGTATCTCAAGTTATGGTCGTCTGAACGAGTTAGtaacatcaacaaaataTGAACAGTTGGCACCACATACCTTCGTAAGTTGTCATTTTTGTAGTATGAAAAGGAGTATTTCGCACAAAGGTTTAATATAGGAGACGCTCAGCCCGATGCTCGCTTGAGGAAAAAAGATAGCGCCACCTCTGATAAGGCCATTTAAGAcagacaaaagaaaaattttgaagaaaaaccTCGTGATCGAATTTCAGTCCTACGCCTAGGCCCTATTGCGATAAAAGCTCCTGACAGATAAAAAATTAGTTGACCCTGAATATCCCTTGAAGCGGAGATCATCAGATGCTAATGTGGCAAAATGAATGACAGCCCTAGGGTTCCAACTCCGAGCTAGAAGCTCCTTCCCTTGTATTCCGGCTTGCGCGAGACAATACCGTTGTCAATGGCTCACTCGGACgggctttcttttttctatttttctCCCGTTGTGCTGGCGCGCGCGCTAACCCTATGCCTTCGAAACCCCCTTTGTTTTGCCTTCGTACCCCTTCCTAGCCTTGCGGCTCCTCCTGTTCATTGTATTGTAGCACCTCCTCACACCCTTCATTCACTGCATCTTCTTCGGactcctcttcatcgtaTTGGAAGAGATCTCGTTTGATCAGCTGATCTCTCCCGTGACCATTACTGTAAACAAAATACAGGTCGGCCTCGGAGTTGAGGTAAAGAGGAGTCATGGGTaaatcttcaagaggtGTTTGTACTGGATTTAGCGTAGGTGAATCGTCTCCACGAAATGCTCTCAGTGGAGGCCTCGAGGTGTTAATGCTGGTGGCGCCGCTGGAAGATGTTCCAGGGACAGTGCTGGCTGGGTTGGAGTGCAATTGACTCAATTGTAGTGTGCAGCTGCGCTTATTGTAGGAGCCAGAGAGCGACTTTGGTGGTGTCTGTGATGCAAGCCAGAATCTCGATGGAGATCCTCCTAAAGAGACGGGATCTAAGTTGGGCGAGTCTGGGGTCAGAAGCATCGAGCCGGCGTTCCTGATTAAAGGTATGCTTTGAGTGTGAGCGCAAGCCATTTCCTGGTTTTGCGAAGTCAGACTCGTCAATTTATGGTACGGCTGTAGCCTTTGGTGGCTCAAATGCGTTAGGGAATTTCGCAGCACTAGTCCACTGCCATGTGAGTTCTTTCTGTCGATGAAATGAGGAAATCCGGAGTACTGAGTGGCAGCCGAGCTCAAATTCCCGTTGGCATTCAACGATAAAAGCGAAATGGTGGAAGAACTTGGAATGAGCCTTCCGTCGATGTCTTTGCCCACAGAGGTGGCAAGAAGCTCAGGCTCTGGATGGTCATCGGTGAGTTTGGCATCACCTTCTAGTATCGAGGTCTGCTTAGCATGTTGCTGTGGAGAAATCGACATCCCTCCTCTGTCCTCCTGTGCTAGAGATTTGGTTAGCAATGACTTTTCCTTCGGCGAAAGACGTTCCTGGGCCGATTCTAAAGACAAGTCGCCGAACTTGGTTCGGATGCTGTTCGTAGAGTAGGACAGAGTCATAGTGGATGTTAAATCGGGGGATGTTGGGTAAACTTGAGTGTATACTACCACCAAAGATAAGGAGTGTCAGGAGACTATGCTCGAGATCTGGCAGAGGCAGTATAAAAGCTAGCAACTATGAAGTACTGACGCTTGAAAGAAAGCTCGGGTTATGGTATAATATGGGGGAACAGAAAGAACGGAAGCTAGTAGAATTTTCACCAGAGCAGGTTTTTTCTGTCCAATGTAGAGGAGGTGCCAGACGCACTCACCTGGGAGTATCACGTGATCAACGTTCACCGCAGGGACTTGCAAGTTTCTTATCACTTGTGGCAAGAGCCAAGATACACAGGCGACCGAAAGTTTAACCggcttttcaaatctttaAAATTATTGTCAAGAGATTTGCTGACTCAGTTTGTCTGGGCGTATGTGGGGGAGCAAGCGAGCGCTCACGCATTTTGCGAACCTATTTCTGCGGTGGGGAACTCACTGGGGAGATAAGGTGGGTTGAGAATTCCGGCGATAGGGGCAgctcaagagaagaagagatctAATCCTAGAAATGAAGATTTCGAGGAGAAAGACGTGAACAGATTTTAAGAAAGATTAGTCCATTTTTGCCAATAATCGCTGCTTTTGGCATTCGCCTGTTCCATGTTCGGCGATTTACCGCACGAATCCTAACAAACAACAGTGTGCATAAAAGTGGTCGCTGATAGCGATAAAGCACTGCGCATGAGACCCTATCTTACTTACAGTGAGGGGGAATGCCTGTGATTAAGCCAAATGGATTCTTGGTGCTTACGGTTTGCAATGTGTGCTACGGTatcttttgaaaacatTGAAGAACCCTTAAAATTGCTGAGGATGGCTCCTTTTCATCACACAGTCGATCGTGGCTTAGCAGTGTGTACACCCCACCCAGAAGTTTGCAGCCGTgggtttgcagccatggTGAAGGTGTCGCAAATGAGTTCCTTATACTGTTATTTTTATGCTACATAGGTTTCTAATAATGTTCAATGACAATAATGTCTCTAGAATTCTCCTCTGTCTTGAGGATCAATTTTAAATATTTTGTCTGGATTGAGAATCCTTTTTGGATCAAGTGCTagcttcaactttctcatgGTGTCTACTGCTTCCTGACCAAGTTCATATGCGAGGAACGTTCTTTTGCCATTTCCGATCCCATGCTCTCCACTTGCTGTTCCTTCATTTCTCAACCCAATCATTGTAATCTCATTGATTACTTTATGACACTCGTGGAGCTGGTCGGGAGTGTAAAAGAGGTCAGCATGCAAGTTACCGTCTCCCACATGTCCAAGAATAACCGATTTAAATCCAGACCGATCAATGAGAGCACGAATCTCGTCGACAACCTTAGGTAGTTTTGAGAGTGGTACCGCAATGTCGGTGACCCAGAGTCTCACGTTTTCGTCAATCTCATTCTTGCCGTAGTCTAGAATAGAAAAAAATGCATTCTTACGAGCCTGGAAAAGCTCTTCCCCTTCGTTTTTGTTTTTCGCAATGATGAAATCAGCGCACTTGTTTTCAAGCGACACCTTTTTGATGATCTGCAACGTCTCGTCCACGACCACCTTGTTGTGGCCGCCTACTTTAAAAAATATGGTAGGCACCTCAAGCCACTTCTTGGTAAGTTGACCACTGTAGTTTGTACAATGCATCATGTCCTCgtccaaaagctcaatggcttcagGACGAATACCTTTTCGAAAAAGCTCTGCCACGGTCTTGGAGGCCGCAGTGACAGACGGAAATTGGCCAACCGCAACTGTTTCATGCAGAGGCTTGACGTGAAGTCTCACAGTAGCCTCAGTCACGATCCCCAAAGTTCCCTCACTGCCGATAAAAAGACCAGTAAGATTGTAGCCCGAGGAGGTTTTTCTAGGTCTTTGCCTTGTCTTTATGATAGTTCCGTCAGCAAGCACCACAGTCAACGATACGACATTGTGTACCATAGCTCCATATCTAGATGCATTAACGCCCGAAGCGTTCGTGTTTACCATTCCACCAATCAACCCACTTGGTCCACAATCGCAGCCAAACATCAACTTCTGATTGGTGAGGTGCTCATTGAGGTCCATCCAGCCTACGCCAGCCTGAACGGTTGCATCTAGGTCGTCATGGTTTATTCTGAGCACTTTGTTCATTCGACTGGTGTCCAAGACTATCCCACATCGAGTGGAAAAAGTATGCCCCTCAAGAGAACTGCCCCCAGAGTAAGGCACAACAGGCACGTTGTACTTGTGAGCGATTTTCATGATAGACGAGACTTCCTCTGTCGAAAATGCATAGACAACATACCTTGGCTTCTCATGAGGCTTTGGTGGGTGTGGTGTGAACCCATTATCACTGTGAGCGGTGATCTCCACCACCGACTCTTTCACATGGTCTTCACCCACAGCATTTTTGATATCCTCGACAGCAactttcaattcttcatctgtAGCGTAAATGGGAGACCcgatcttctccaaattcGTCGTTGAAGACCATGGGAACAAGTCTTCAGGAGGATTCTTTGTGatctctctttttcctaTAAAATACCCAGCAGTAGCAAATGATGCCGAGACAAAAAGAGTAGAAAGAAGCGAGATTCGTCTTACTGGTGGCACCTTCGATGCCGATTGTGAATTCCAACGTCTCGGTAGTCGAGCTATAATTTTGAACATACCAATGAGTCACCgtgaaaaatgaaaatcCGATTCTGAACGTTTATCTATGCGCGCCAGGTGAGGCTCTAATGTGGCTTGTATTGTATTTGATTAGCAggcttcatttttttcgcagccgcTGTTGAGTACACATTGAGATTACACTATATCGCTGAAGGAGATGCAGAGGGCTCTTCGAAACCCGTCTCAactgtcttcttcatcaattccTCTGCCCTGTTGATACCGTGTTTGCGAAAACTCTTCATGGGCTTCATGCCCCACTTTTTCAACATGGCAATGTCCTCGTCCCATCCACTACACATTGTGGTGAGCATTCTTTCCCCGGTGAAAATAGCGTTGCAACCAGCAGAGAAACAGAGAAATTGCTCATGTTCCTTCATTGTGTATCTTCCAGCAGCCAAACGAATAATGGACTCGGGCATAATAACTCTTGCAGTGGCAATGGTTCTTAAAATCGCCTCAAATTTCAACTTTCTGTTTGACCCCGGAGGAAGTTTAGAAATTTCTTCCTCCATTGGTGTGCCTTTTATTGGCACTAGTCTGTTTATTGGTAGCGACTCAGGGTGTCTTTCCATGGTAGCCAATGTATGCAAGAAGCTGACATGATCATCCGGCGTTTCTCCCAAGCCTAAAATACCTCCAGTGCAAGCTTTGATGCCGACCTTCTGAACCTGTTTTATGGTCTCGAGACGATCATCGTAGGTTCTTGTGGAAATGACATTGGGATAGTGTTCTCTTGATGTGTCGATATTATGGTTATACGCCGTTAAACCAGACTTTTTGAGTACTTTTGCTTGGTTCTCATCCACCATGCCCAAGGTGACACAGGTTtccatttgcaactcgTCATTGATCCACTTCACCATCTCTGCAATTTTTCGCAACCCAGACTTACGTCCATGCATGTCTCTCCAGGCGGCACCCATACAGAAACGGGTACTTCCgttctcttttgctttgatAGCAGCCTTTTGCACTTCCTCCAACTTGACTAATTTTTCTGGCTTTGTTCCCGTGTCATAACGGCTAGATTGAGAACAGTATTTACAGTCTTCAGAGCACCCACCCGTCTTGATGTTAAGCAAAGTGCAAAGCTGAACCTCAGATGGATCATGATACCGTCTGTGCTGAAGCTGGGCCTGAAATGTCAATTCCATTAGAGGGGTATTGTAAATTTCTTTAATTTCATCCCTAGTCCATTGATTGTGAGGTTTGCAATTGATAGCTGAATTAATTGCTTTGACTGGTGATATTATTGACGGCTCATTAAATGTCAACTTCACGCCTAATGGTCTAGAAGCAGTGCTCAACCTAGTACATGTTGCAAAACTTCTTAAAAACATGGAGAATGTAATATGATGAAAATATATCTTTATGCAATTCGAGCTATTCTAAATGGCTGCGACATCTCGAAGTGCCCTCATTATATATTACCCAATTTTTATTGGGCCCCTCCTCTGTGGGCTTATCTGGGGCGAGAGTCATCCTGAATCATCGTGGCCCAAAGTTTTTCCGCGCAAGGAGTCATCCGAGTCAGCTAACAAAGGTAGACCTCTCCAAGACAGCTTGGATAAGAGAGCCGATAGAAGATTTGGATGCAAAGAACTAATTTCAAATACGACTCAATGGGTCAATTTACAATTTGTGAACTCAATCTAGCTTAAATCGCAAGACGATCTTTGTAGAATTAACCAGTGAAGTACACTaattcctttttttttttttttttttggttgaAGAATACGTTGATAAATCTTATTCAGCTTGAGAAGTAAAGTATTTTAAAGAATCCCAATCCCCATCTTATTTTATGTCTTGTAAGCAAACGATTCGAAACCACTATATACGCCTAGGGCTGTAGCCCTGGCCTGCACATATGCCCTCTTGGGCCTGACACACCGCACTCCGATGTGGTgagtgaaaaaaaaaaaaaaattcacaGTTGAGTAAACTTTCCCATACAACTACTTCATCAGCA
This window encodes:
- a CDS encoding mitochondrial 37S ribosomal protein uS10m produces the protein MLARRVLGLNFSRRSFSLFTRRLQDNKFLSPKEFEEKEALKRAQDESFKQSLLNKDFDVKPKIKPPASSPPLNVELLQYKPLRLPPTHGHQVAKLKFRGYNEDHLTRASEFAARAAFYLGIPCSRPKKMKTERRLYTVIKSPFAQAKTKENFLRITYNQELKAYDANPEVIDLWLSYINKNSVEDVKCSAEITTRESLDFATTLDEMTASDMKFPEAYEDTSDPIAAKVRDLLQSKQFKQHF
- the DLD2 gene encoding D-lactate dehydrogenase, giving the protein MFKIIARLPRRWNSQSASKVPPVRRISLLSTLFVSASFATAGYFIGKREITKNPPEDLFPWSSTTNLEKIGSPIYATDEELKVAVEDIKNAVGEDHVKESVVEITAHSDNGFTPHPPKPHEKPRYVVYAFSTEEVSSIMKIAHKYNVPVVPYSGGSSLEGHTFSTRCGIVLDTSRMNKVLRINHDDLDATVQAGVGWMDLNEHLTNQKLMFGCDCGPSGLIGGMVNTNASGVNASRYGAMVHNVVSLTVVLADGTIIKTRQRPRKTSSGYNLTGLFIGSEGTLGIVTEATVRLHVKPSHETVAVGQFPSVTAASKTVAELFRKGIRPEAIELLDEDMMHCTNYSGQLTKKWLEVPTIFFKVGGHNKVVVDETLQIIKKVSLENKCADFIIAKNKNEGEELFQARKNAFFSILDYGKNEIDENVRLWVTDIAVPLSKLPKVVDEIRALIDRSGFKSVILGHVGDGNLHADLFYTPDQLHECHKVINEITMIGLRNEGTASGEHGIGNGKRTFLAYELGQEAVDTMRKLKLALDPKRILNPDKIFKIDPQDRGEF
- the BIO2 gene encoding biotin synthase → MELTFQAQLQHRRYHDPSEVQLCTLLNIKTGGCSEDCKYCSQSSRYDTGTKPEKLVKLEEVQKAAIKAKENGSTRFCMGAAWRDMHGRKSGLRKIAEMVKWINDELQMETCVTLGMVDENQAKVLKKSGLTAYNHNIDTSREHYPNVISTRTYDDRLETIKQVQKVGIKACTGGILGLGETPDDHVSFLHTLATMERHPESLPINRLVPIKGTPMEEEISKLPPGSNRKLKFEAILRTIATARVIMPESIIRLAAGRYTMKEHEQFLCFSAGCNAIFTGERMLTTMCSGWDEDIAMLKKWGMKPMKSFRKHGINRAEELMKKTVETGFEEPSASPSAI